aatttatatatatatagagagagagagtactttgatgttgttttttttgtttctcttttaaaattcaTCCATGTGGCTGTGcttaactaaaaatacacttctattcatgagaaaaaaaagcCGCATAACTGAAATTTAAGATTGGAAACCTAAGAAATAATACTTAAAGTattgtatttaagttttgtcttatatatacatacacacatgtGTACGCATTTTCTTAAAAAGTGTTttagtgaaaaatattatgcTTTTTGAGAAAGGACAAAACTATaatcatataaaatttattgattatGGACTtcttaatattatattttcatcttgataagtaattttttaacatttaagcCTTTTTAACTAGATattattctcctttttctttttttagaaaataatagaTATCATTCTTTCATATAAGATTGTatgaaaccaaatacaaaattctaatacaaaattgagaattttaaagtcttaaatttaaacaaaaaaaaatgaatgaaaatttaaaatttgtatcgtcaatatatataatatgcttATATCTTTATTCTCATTTAtgagatattttttgttttattaaaattttgaaattaaaaaaaaatatttatttcttttgagataaagaaaaaaaggatttttttttttttttttccttcaaggtATAAGTATAAttgcatttttcaaaattttggggcgATGGCCCCTCGCCTCGCACCCCCAATAAGATAGCCATGCCCTAGTAATCTTTCATGTGGACTCTTTGACGATGGAGGcaacaaaatacataaagtaTATCTCTGTTATTGGTTCAACTTGCGCTTACAATATGTTCGTATCAATAATTAAACACTAATTTCTTACAGGTTACAGCTACGTAAGTactattgtttttaattcttgAATAGTGTACGCCTGAGGCCATTGATCAATTCTATCATTAAATTGGTTGCCTGGTGCTGGTTGGTAGTTCACCTTTGACTTGGAAATTTCATATCATTTGCTCTGTTATCTAATCCTGTATTAAGTTAttaattgcctttttttttattgaaccgCTTTTTTTAGGTGGTTTGGTTAGTGATTCCTTTTGTGTTCTAAGATGGTTTCTTTTGGTGCAGGCGTCATTGGAAAACAAGTACATTATTACTactattattttcaataatgAGAGCATTCATATCAGTCTCTTCAAATATTTAGTTAAATTAATCTAAAGAACTTTACTTTTGCTAGTTTAGCTATCTATTATTTTCATGCACATACATCAGCCTCAATACTTTATCAACATTGAAatttgttggagcattttaatataaaataattaaaatgaataaatgttacaacataaatataaagatgtgggagtgaatatggaaAATGATAAGTTAATGAAtatgtttaatcccacattaaAACGGAGAaagattattttattctttttaattgtggtgattaatgggctaacatgaattgtctcaAATATTGGGCTAGATATGTGCGCAAGAGGGAGGTGAACGATGGAGGTTCTTGGTAAGGAAGGATGTTCTTTTTGGTAGAGTTTTGagcttgaacactttgtgcagaggttgttctagtcatACGACACTTGTTGGGCTATTGTATCCTGGGGAAGACCTtagtccaaatagtgttgtataatttctctctttaaattaataaaatttagaagtattattcaatttctctttgtgttatttccattatcattgtgtttgcaccaacaaaaTTTAATGTAGTGAGGATAAGTGCTCACTACATGTAGCGATAAGAGtatcatttttaaaaactttaattaatttaataaggcTGATGCACACTTGATTCGGTtgagtttaaataaatttttgctgaaatattaaattggtaagattgatgtgaatgctcttacaaatttataatagaaGAAAGGAGGATTATATCTTTTAGAAAAACTAAGGGTGTCGATCAATTCAATTACAAATCTTTTGGCATCAAGtccattattttaaaaataagagaCTTTAGCAACTgattaatttaaagaaaattattctcTTTCATTATaaatagacatggcaaaacaagtcaaaattttctaacCTAACCCGACCTAACCTGAAAAAAACCTGACCCAACTCAATTTTTTGACcaaagcaaaaacgggttgacccgtgacctaACCTGTGTTTTTTACGAGTTAACCCGACCTGACccgcgacccgacccgaacccgaaccattttttaaaacttttttttttttgtaaaaaataaaataaaataaagacaatattgctttaattgtttgttgtgagttttaaggaaacaattaagacatttacataactgtatgcaaattaattgaaagatgaatgattgaacattctgtaatgagtaaagatttttagatatcaaatagtaaAGTGCATGtcaagataatctggttacagtacagttaaaaacatagatttaaaattgtatacatgtgtgaaaaatattcacaagtgtgaaaatagtgaacccaaagtatcaaattaacataaattatgaatgcatggacctattttttaacaatttatgtccaaaataaacagcttttcaaaataaattttgatatttcCTAGAAtgtgtgttgcttaacaatgatataatATTCATAATAGAGATCACGTGTAAATAACTaaacaatcaaattttaatatatatctcaaattgaaatagagtgtcaactACAATTgacaatagattataaaattaattttcaagattgtaaatttcttatatgtttttattctttatcaaatgaatTATCCAATAagttatttgtaattttattttatattttaagatgttgatattgtgtagaaataaaacttatgtatttgttttatttatctttgtgttattttgttttagatagtaatgttaggatttgtataattttaaaattattgaataagtattaataaatgtaattcattcttgatataagtggaGAATTTAAAGTAATGTATTTTACATCAAtaatttgttgcatgactttCTAAATGgaaaatacatgtttttttttttttaattcatgtgaaaaatatgggTCAACCCGActgacccgcaacccgattgacctaaacttatttttaacccgcttaaaatgacccgaTTTTACCCCACAATCCGTTTGACCCATAACCCAATTGAACCAACCCCAACCACCCATTTTGCAATGTCTAATTATAGACACAAAAAGTAACAGATGTACAAATTTGCAACGATAAATTTACATTAAAAGTACAACCCATTTCAACGATTGagcattatatattttattgcatGGTAAGTACACCTATTACTATTTGTTTACAATATCTTTTTAGGTGTGGTTGTTGGAAATGCTATATAAATTTTGTCAACGCttctctattttatatatatatataatttatttttatttttttgaggaaaaacttCTATATTATATAAAGAAACGATTTAAACCATAATAATGATAAGAAGATTATGTTTGAGTCACAAAACTCTACAATTTAACCCTTGTTTCTTCTCCAAAACATTAATCTCTTTCTTCCCACCATGGCCAAAATTTTCCCTTCCACTTTACTCATATCctttgctattttcttcttctcaaccTACATCAAAGCAGAAACACCCGTTTTCTCTCGAAATTTATCTCCTTCATCACTAGGACTTAAGAGAGAAAAGCTAAGCCACCTCCACTTCTACTTCCATGACATTCTTAGTGGCCCCAAACCTAATGCAGTACGAGTTGCCCAGGCTGCCATGACAAACACATCCTCAACGTCCTTTGGAGCCGTGTCGGTGATCGATGACGCGTTGACTATGCTGCCGGATAATAGCTCGAAAGTGGTAGGAAGAGCACAAGGTATTTATGCCTCAGCATCGCAGAGTGAAGTCGGGTTGTTAATGGTGTTGAACTTTGCTTTCATAGAAGGAGAGTATAACGGTAGCACTCTTAGCGTGTTAGGTAGAAACACTATCTTGTCCACCGTCAGGGAGTTGCCAATCGTTGGTGGGAGTGGTGTTTTCCGGTTTGCACGTGGGTATGCTCACGCCAAAACTTACACCTTTGATACAAAAACTGGGGATGCTGTTGTGGAGTATAATGTCTATGCCTTACATTATTGAGCCACACACGTATATTGAGCCAATTACTTGGCTAttcatgttttgttttgttttgtgtttattttaacGAAAAATAAAATACTGTTGGCTCTCGTATGGGTTTGACATCAGTATGCTAGttgtacttttaaaaaataagggaaaaaaaaagttttaacataaCCGTAAGCAAACGGACATGGTGTCCGTATTATACTTATTTGAAAtttgggattttgattttgtgacAACTGACAagtatgtattattattatatcgTGCTTGTGTAATTTAACAATCCAATCAGAACAGTacagaacaaaaagaaagatgctTCATTAGATATACCGGAGGCCAaaatggttttaatttgaaaactTTCCATGCAACTTTGTGTTACTCTTACGTACTCTAGTCTAAATTATAATtagatttaaaacaaaataattctaTAGAAAATGTTTagatatgtatttttattttatttcaatcagGTTCAACCTTTTTGATTCTAAATTTAGGTTCATTCAACATGGTAGACCATTGTGCTGTTCTTCTCACACATTATCAATATTTATTGCAAAAATTCGAATTCCTCCATTTTCCCTAAATAAGAAGATCTCTTCTTGTTTCAATAGAAAGCcttatgtgaaaatattttttcccattttttggtgtttagttgcataaaaaaaatggatCAATAGAAAACTCAAGACTTAATTTTAAGAAGTAAATATTAAGAGATGACAGACATTTAAGATTTAATGACTCACTCCTAAGAATGATGGAAACAAGTTTACATAATGGACCAGTATACTTTAATTGTTATCCTAATTTTGCTTTAAGTCTATCTGACAGAAATATTATGGATGCTTTAACTTTGAATATAAAGATAGATGGTTATTATATCAAAGAAGGCTCAGAACCTTTAGCAATTATTTATAGGATTTATTATAAACTTATGAAAACCACCCTAGACCCTCAATCCATGGTTGAACCTTCCCCCAAAGGACATACTCTCCTTCTCCAAGCCTTAACCCCAAATAGTAGACTTCGGGTACCCCAACAGATACAATAGAAAGACATAAACCTTCCTGAACGATGGCAACTAGAGGCCATTGCTCCCACACCAAAGATAAAAAACATAGAACCAGATTTCATAGCCCAAAAGGCAAACAATACagttattatttctttcaataATAATGACAGACATTATTAGACCTAGTAGTTCCTCAGGCAGAAAGACCCCTATGATGTTTACCCCTAGAAGCTCCTTCTCCTCTAGGAAATCTTTCTTTGATTCCAGACCTTTACCTTAGAATCTTCCTCCAGTTATACACATTCCTCCTATAAACACCAAAAGAACCCTAGTCTAGACAGAGACAACCTATTATCCGGCATAAACCACACAACCGACCCCTAATGTTCACCAAACCCTTTATGAGCCCCAACCTTAACCTGATTCTCCTACTCAAACAGATATATTAGGATTTATAGATCATGGTAGACAAATTAATGTTTTATCTAAGGAATTTGTTTTAGATAAAGAATTACTAAAACATGACtacttaaaacctaaaaatactGACAGATAAAACCAATTTTTTGAAGGATATATTGAATAAGAAAGGAATAATTTAAGAACCAAATATTATGAAATGGTGACAGACTTGCAGACACACTTTAGTTTCTTTGACTTTTAGGACTAtcataataaaaagataagtgTAATAGAAAAAACATTATCTTGGACGAAggcagaaaagcatgagaagGTGTACCAAACTTATCCACCCTTTGAGTGAGTCAATTATATTGAATCAAAGTAGTGGAGTCCAGGTGTTGGATACTCCTATCAAAAGACCTAGTCTAAGTGATGATAGTAGGAACCTAGACAGCATAATTCAACAGAATAACTAAACTAACATCTATTTAAAAACAATTGGTCAAAAGCTACAAGACATAGAAGATAGAATAACAACCCCTTCCACCtctataaaaaaggaaaatgagtcTAATACCCCTTTGTTTATCCCTCATGAAATACCTCCTCACCTTAGATCACCTTTAAAGAGACCCATGacagaaaaaacaaataatctACTTGATGAAATAAATAAGAAGTTAGATTTAATGAAATTGGAATCACAAGAAGACATGGActcattaaaaaacaaagatataCAGTTAAATACAATAGGAAGAACTAAGTCTTCAGAGGataaagaatcaaaagataatCAAGTGACAGATTTGACAGACTCTTTAgacataaataattttgaatcacaatttacaaataaattacaaattaataaattaactttAGGATCTTCTTAAGATCGcaaaaaaggaagaattgaTGAAATTTACCCCAAAAAGAATTGGCATCCTAAACCTGCTCCCCTTGCATGTTTACAATTTGAAGAAAGACATACTTTTATTAATTCATCCTATTCGCCAAATTTGATACATGAGTGGAATATTGATGGAATGTCAGAATATGAAATAATAAACCTTTTACATGAAATGACATTGCTCACTAATGTTTATAAGAATCATGGAAAATCTGACCACCAGATAGCCCATctaattgttattggttttactGGCCAATTGAAAGGCTAGTGGGATCACTACTTAAATAATGACGacagaaataaaatattgacagTTGTTAAAAGAGAAATGGATGGAAGTGTTATAATGATAGATAGACAGCCTTCACAAGATGcagttaatactttaatttttaccATTACTAAACATTTTGTTGGAGATCCtaatcaatataaagaaagagtttcagatgttttaattaatttaagatgtCCACAACTTTTAGACTTTAGATGGTataaagatgtttttatttcaaaatttttaagtagAAATGACTATCAACAATCCTACTGGAgagaaaaatttattgttggTTTACCTTATTTCTTTGCTCAAAAAGTTAGACTTGATATAACTAATAATGACGGAACTATAGACTATCCTAGCTTAACATATGGTGACATAATGTCCTAAACCAATAAAACAGGTCTATGGTTGTGTAATGATTTAAGGCTAAAAAAtcagataaagaaagaaaaaatatatgctAAAAAGGAGCTAGGAACTTTTTGTGAACAATATGGCTTTGATCCTTTAATTGCTCCCTCTaggaaaagaaggaaataaaagaaagatgatagATACAACAATAATAGAAGATATAAGAAAAGTAGgtctaaagaaaagaaagaagagtccaaaagaaagaaacatgatAGACATAAAGATGACATTATTTGTTTCAAATGTGGTAAAAAGGGACACACTAGTAAATACTGTAactttcaaaaaagaataaataaacttgaaatatCAGGAAAGTTAAAGGATAAATTGAAGAATATACTGACAGATAGTAATGAATCAAATAATGAAATTCACCAGATAGATAATTGTGATATcgcttcatcatcatcaacagaAATTTCATCAAATAGTGAAAAGGTTAAATTATGTAATTGTAATCATCTTGATAATTGTTATtgtaaaagaaaactaaaaataagtgttcaaacaaaacaagaagatATAATAATGGACTTAATAGACAAACTTCCGGATTTACAATCCAAGAAAGATTATTTATCTAAACTAAAAGAATCTTTAACTCAAACTAACAGATTTGAAATAGACTTGAAAGATTATAAGTCAACCTATAATTTTGCAGAAATTACTGACAGATTTAAACTCAGTAAACTTGTAATAGTGACAATTTACAGGCAGATATTAATGATCTAAGAAAAATCTGAAAGaattaaaatcagaaaatttcattttaaaagacATGGTTGAGCAGATAGCTGCACAAGTAATTAGTATATAGGATAGAATTAAATATTGTAATGAACCTTTGACAAACTCCCCTATCTCCGACAAATATGATTATACTGATAAAAGTTCTTATAAAgatgaatttttaaatatcatTGATAGAATGATATTCCAGAAATGGTATACTAAAATAACTCTGGTTGTTCATAAAGAATTTTCGTTAACAGTTGTTGCACTTGTTGATTCAGGTGCTGACATGAATTGTATACAGGAAGGATTAATACCTTCCAAATATTATGAATCAACAACAGACAAATTAACTCAGGCTAATGGTGATAGacttaaaataagtaataaattgacaaagatatacatatataataatggaaTCAGTTTCAAAACACCCTTCTTTTTAGAAGACAAGTTGTCCTTTAAAGTTATTTTAGGGAATCCTTTTTTGGCTTTACTTTATCCTTTCTTCACGACAGACAATGGAATATGTACTAATATTCTGGAAACAGAagtattttttaagtttgtcCTACCTCCAATCCCAAAGGATATACATTTGCTGAAAGAAATCTCCATATTTAAGGACATGAGTACTGATGAGCCAATAACAGACAATGATGAGATTACTACAAATCCAAAGGTAGATGATACTATAAACTCTACCCAGTAGCACCTAAGTATATACATACTATTTCCGAAAAGAATTATATATCTCTTTTcaaaaaagtttatttaaagTTTGTTTTCAGAAAGATTTTATGCTAAGATTTTACTCAATTTATGTCCATGTCAAATCTTCTCTAAAATATTTGTGTCCCTCTCAGAGACAGATAGCCTTTTGAAAGAACCCTTTGTATAAACTCCCTCAATAGCATTTAAAGCACACTGCCCAAATTTTATCGTTAGTTGCATGAAGGCCTTCAGCTAAGGCGTACTTGCACtatattaatttgttaattttaaaattaacggTCAATTGCCTAGCAAGCAAGATAGCCATCCTAAGGCTAAAATCTCAGACCGAATTTTGCTAGAACATAAATCTTCAATGAAGATTTCAGATAGAGCACGAAGGCGTCTCAATAGAGGCAGCATCCCTTTAGAATACAAGGTCAGCAATGACCGTGTATTCACATGGTGATTATCAGAAAGGCCGGACTAACAGATGTAATGATACAATAGCTACTATAGCTACCATTAGAcagaattaagaaagaaaattacaGAATAGCTACTATCAGATAGATCCAGAAAGAAAATGACAACTGCGACAGATTACTATTCACCTGTGACAAATTACTATTCACCAACACGCGTGAATAGCTTCCAGACAGATACAGATAGATTTTTCATAAGTCACTACTATTCACTAGCATGCGTACCCTAACAAATTCCCAAACAGACTGTTGTTCATGAATAGTAAAACTTTTACCATTCATTTCCATAGAATTCTACAAGGTTCTACCGACAAATTAACTTGATTTAACTTTACTtactcaggttacttttgaagacttactATGGTTTATTTCATCTATAAAAAGACAGACTCCAAAGAGAGAAGCAAGTCCAATTTTTAAGGTCTAAAATAGAGGTTCAGATTTTAGGTTCAAGTTTTAGGCTAAAATTTCAGGTCCAATTTTGAGGTTTGAATTCCAGATTCAAGTTTAAGGTCCAAGATAGCCCTTTCTCCCTTTAGAAAGACTCTTGTAATCCTTCCTCTCTTGTAATCCTGTAACCCTTCCCTTCAGACAGATTTAATCTTGTAACCTTTCAGTTTCAAAGATAgatttactttgtaatcttgtaactcttcagacagtgctttattttcaaagcttgtatcaaagacaaaagttttcagttttaatcaaagacaaaagtttttattcaagtaagattttactagtttctgttttcatatttcatattccgttttaacttattttgaatatatctattttgctattttcttctttatcatctattttatcattgtttatgcttccatATTATTTATGTGCTCTCTCCTGGGTAGTTAATGGATAGTAAAAGTTATTTCTACAAGGTTCCACAAGTTTCAATTGTTTATATAGATGATGTCTTAATCTTTTCCAAATCAATTGATTACCATTGGAAACATTTAGATATATTTGTCAAAGTGATCAAACAAAATGGATTAGTTGTCTCAGCCACTAAAATAAACTTGTTTCAAGATAAAATCCGATTTTTAGGTCATAATATTTATAAGAGAACCTTAAGCCCCATTGACAAAGCCATTCAATTTGAAGATAAATTCCCAGatgaaataaaagataaaaagcaGTTACAAAGATTTCTTCGCAGTCTAAACTATGTTTTAGATTACTTTCAAGGATTAAGAAAGATATGCAGACCCCTATATAAAAGGCTAGAAAAGAATCCTCCTCCATGGACAGACAGACATACTATGATAATCAGacagattaaaaaatatgttaagcaACTCCCCTATATTGTTATTCCTTCTCTCGATACTTTTAAAATTGCCAAAACAGATGCTTCTGACATAGGTTATGGTGGAATTCTAAAACAGATAGCAAAAAATGATTCCAAAGAACAGATTGTTAGATTCCATTATGGCTCCTAGTCAACTACTCAGCAGAATTACAGTactattaagaaagaaattttatctatttattatgtgtttcaaaatttcaaaatgatctctttaatcaaaagtttttaatcCGAGTTGATTGTAAAAGTGCTAAAGAAGTTTTATAGAAAGATATTCAAAATCTTTTCCAAACAGAATTT
The sequence above is drawn from the Quercus robur chromosome 7, dhQueRobu3.1, whole genome shotgun sequence genome and encodes:
- the LOC126692853 gene encoding dirigent protein 22-like is translated as MAKIFPSTLLISFAIFFFSTYIKAETPVFSRNLSPSSLGLKREKLSHLHFYFHDILSGPKPNAVRVAQAAMTNTSSTSFGAVSVIDDALTMLPDNSSKVVGRAQGIYASASQSEVGLLMVLNFAFIEGEYNGSTLSVLGRNTILSTVRELPIVGGSGVFRFARGYAHAKTYTFDTKTGDAVVEYNVYALHY